In the Mycolicibacter sp. MU0102 genome, one interval contains:
- a CDS encoding PaaI family thioesterase has protein sequence MDSAEFARLVVANMPFAAALQIEIAELSPQEVRATMPWAPERCTTGGMLHGGALMAFADTAGAVCAVVNLPQGASTSTIESKTNFFRAVRAGVVTATSIPLHVGRTTIVVQTDLTDDNGKLVARVTQTQAVLSAKAP, from the coding sequence ATGGATTCGGCTGAGTTCGCCCGCCTGGTCGTCGCCAACATGCCGTTCGCGGCGGCGTTGCAGATCGAGATCGCTGAACTGTCACCCCAAGAGGTGCGCGCGACCATGCCGTGGGCTCCGGAGCGCTGCACCACCGGTGGCATGCTGCACGGGGGAGCGCTGATGGCGTTTGCCGACACCGCCGGAGCGGTGTGCGCGGTGGTCAACCTGCCGCAGGGCGCGAGCACCTCGACGATCGAGTCGAAGACCAACTTCTTCCGCGCGGTGCGTGCGGGCGTGGTGACGGCGACCAGCATTCCGCTGCACGTCGGCCGTACGACGATCGTCGTGCAGACCGACCTGACCGACGACAACGGCAAGCTGGTCGCCCGGGTCACCCAGACCCAGGCGGTGCTGTCGGCGAAGGCGCCGTAG
- the aspS gene encoding aspartate--tRNA ligase, with the protein MLRSHDAGSLRANDAGLSVTLAGWVARRRDHGGVIFIDLRDASGVAQVVFRDAAVLEQAHRLRAEFCVAVTGVVEVRPEGNENPDLPTGAIEINATGLTVLNESAALPFQLDESAGEEARLKHRYLDLRREDGPGAALRLRSRANAAARSVLAEQNFVEIETPTLTRSTPEGARDFLVPARLQPGSFYALPQSPQLFKQLLMVAGMERYYQIARCYRDEDFRADRQPEFTQLDLEMSFVDSEDVIGIAEAVLKALWALIGYDLPLPLPRMTYADAMRRFGSDKPDLRFGLELVECTEFFSDTTFRVFQAPYVGAVVMPGGASQPRRTLDGWQEWAKQRGAKGLAYVLVGEDGELSGPVAKNLTDAERAGLAGHVGAAPGDCIFFAAGPAKQSRALLGAARGEIARRLDLIDPDAWAFTWVVDPPLFEPADDATAAGDVAVGSGAWTAVHHAFTSPKPEHAGSVETDPGSVLADAYDVVCNGNEIGGGSIRIHRRDIQQQVFKVMGIDEASANEKFGFLLDAFSFGAPPHGGLAFGWDRVVALLAGVDSIREVIAFPKSGGGIDPLTDAPAPITAAQRKEAGIDAVPQQR; encoded by the coding sequence GTGCTGCGCAGCCACGACGCCGGCTCACTGCGGGCTAACGACGCCGGGCTCAGCGTCACGCTTGCCGGTTGGGTGGCGCGTCGACGTGACCACGGCGGTGTCATCTTCATCGACCTGCGCGACGCCTCCGGGGTGGCGCAGGTGGTGTTCCGCGACGCCGCTGTCCTGGAGCAGGCGCACCGTCTGCGGGCCGAGTTCTGCGTGGCGGTCACCGGTGTCGTCGAGGTTCGCCCCGAAGGCAATGAGAATCCCGATCTGCCCACCGGGGCCATCGAGATCAACGCGACGGGGTTGACGGTTCTCAATGAGTCTGCCGCTTTGCCGTTTCAGCTCGACGAGTCCGCCGGCGAGGAAGCCCGGCTCAAGCATCGCTACCTGGATCTGCGTCGCGAAGACGGGCCCGGCGCCGCACTGCGACTTCGTTCGCGGGCCAACGCGGCCGCCCGTTCGGTGCTGGCGGAGCAAAACTTCGTCGAGATCGAAACGCCCACGCTGACCCGCTCCACTCCCGAAGGTGCCCGCGACTTCCTGGTTCCGGCGCGGCTGCAGCCCGGTTCGTTCTACGCGCTGCCGCAGAGTCCACAGCTGTTCAAGCAGCTGCTGATGGTGGCCGGCATGGAGCGCTACTACCAGATCGCCCGTTGCTACCGCGACGAGGACTTCCGCGCCGACCGGCAGCCGGAGTTCACCCAGCTGGACCTGGAGATGAGCTTCGTCGACTCCGAGGACGTGATCGGCATCGCCGAAGCGGTGCTCAAGGCGCTGTGGGCGCTGATCGGCTACGACCTGCCGTTGCCGCTGCCTCGGATGACCTACGCCGACGCGATGCGCCGGTTCGGCTCCGACAAGCCCGACCTGCGTTTCGGCCTGGAACTGGTGGAGTGCACAGAGTTCTTCTCCGACACCACCTTCCGGGTCTTCCAGGCCCCGTACGTGGGTGCGGTCGTCATGCCCGGCGGGGCGTCGCAGCCGCGCCGGACGCTGGACGGCTGGCAGGAGTGGGCCAAGCAGCGCGGCGCCAAGGGCCTGGCGTACGTGCTGGTCGGCGAGGACGGAGAGCTGTCCGGGCCGGTGGCCAAGAACCTGACCGATGCTGAGCGTGCCGGGCTGGCCGGGCACGTGGGTGCGGCGCCGGGGGACTGCATCTTCTTTGCGGCCGGACCTGCCAAGCAGTCTCGCGCGCTGTTGGGGGCGGCTCGTGGTGAGATCGCTCGGCGCCTGGACCTGATCGACCCGGACGCCTGGGCGTTCACCTGGGTGGTCGACCCTCCGCTGTTCGAGCCCGCCGACGACGCCACCGCCGCCGGCGACGTGGCCGTCGGCTCCGGCGCGTGGACTGCGGTGCACCACGCCTTTACCTCGCCCAAGCCGGAGCACGCCGGCAGTGTGGAGACCGACCCCGGCTCGGTGCTCGCGGACGCCTATGACGTGGTGTGCAACGGCAACGAGATCGGCGGCGGCTCGATCCGTATTCACCGCCGCGACATTCAGCAGCAGGTCTTCAAGGTCATGGGGATCGACGAGGCGTCGGCGAACGAGAAATTCGGATTCCTTTTGGACGCCTTCAGTTTCGGTGCACCGCCGCACGGCGGTCTGGCGTTCGGCTGGGACCGGGTGGTGGCATTGCTGGCCGGTGTCGACTCGATCCGCGAGGTCATTGCGTTCCCGAAGTCCGGTGGCGGCATCGATCCGCTGACCGACGCACCGGCGCCGATCACCGCTGCGCAGCGCAAGGAAGCCGGCATCGACGCGGTGCCCCAACAGCGCTGA
- a CDS encoding DUF3097 domain-containing protein: MADRYGTDILASNPHAARRVRSVEVPLERGMVVEDAESGFVGAVVRIAYGRMDLEDRHGRTRGFPVGPGYLIDGKPVILTEPRPVAPTAPVRTASGSVAVRGARAKVALASRIYVEGRHDAELVEQVWGEDLRIEGVVVEYLGGIDDLAGIVAEFQPGPGRRLGVLVDHLVDGSKETRIAEAVRRGPGGAHTLIVGHPYIDIWQAVKPERLGMQAWPKIPRNVEWKHGICAALGWPHAGQADIAAAWQRIRGRVRDWTDLEPDLIGRVEELIDFVTQPVQSGG; the protein is encoded by the coding sequence GTGGCCGACCGCTATGGAACCGACATCCTCGCCAGCAACCCGCACGCCGCCCGCAGAGTCCGCTCGGTGGAGGTGCCTCTAGAGCGCGGCATGGTGGTCGAAGACGCCGAAAGCGGCTTCGTCGGGGCCGTCGTGCGCATCGCCTACGGGCGGATGGATCTGGAGGACCGGCACGGCCGCACCCGCGGCTTCCCCGTCGGCCCGGGCTATCTGATCGACGGCAAGCCGGTGATTCTCACCGAGCCTCGCCCGGTCGCACCCACGGCGCCGGTCCGGACGGCGTCGGGCTCGGTGGCGGTACGTGGCGCACGCGCCAAGGTCGCGCTGGCCAGCCGCATCTACGTGGAGGGCCGCCACGACGCCGAACTCGTCGAGCAGGTCTGGGGTGAGGACCTGCGCATCGAGGGAGTGGTGGTTGAATACCTCGGCGGCATCGATGACCTGGCGGGCATCGTCGCCGAATTCCAGCCCGGGCCCGGCCGCCGGCTCGGGGTGCTGGTCGACCATCTGGTCGACGGCTCCAAGGAGACTCGCATCGCCGAGGCGGTGCGCCGTGGACCCGGCGGTGCACACACCCTGATCGTCGGGCATCCCTACATCGACATCTGGCAGGCGGTGAAGCCGGAGCGGCTCGGAATGCAGGCGTGGCCCAAGATTCCCCGCAACGTGGAGTGGAAGCACGGGATCTGCGCCGCGCTGGGCTGGCCGCACGCCGGTCAGGCCGATATCGCCGCGGCCTGGCAGCGCATCCGGGGCCGGGTGCGGGACTGGACCGACCTGGAGCCGGATCTGATCGGCCGGGTCGAGGAGTTGATCGACTTCGTGACGCAACCGGTTCAATCCGGCGGTTAG
- a CDS encoding transglycosylase family protein, translating into MYRNTARRVVQFGRRQLTWATSGLITGGIVGTLLSSAGVAHADNMAMGWDAVAQCESGGNWAADTGNGFYGGLQFKPSTWRAFGGVGSPAKASREEQIAVATRVLDEQGPYAWPKCGPGRVFPSSVKGWVPPAMRQLLKPFW; encoded by the coding sequence ATGTACCGGAACACGGCACGGCGTGTCGTGCAGTTTGGACGGCGGCAGCTGACTTGGGCCACGTCCGGGCTGATCACCGGGGGGATTGTGGGCACACTGCTGTCTTCAGCCGGCGTGGCTCATGCAGACAACATGGCGATGGGCTGGGATGCGGTCGCCCAATGCGAATCGGGCGGCAACTGGGCCGCCGATACCGGTAATGGCTTCTACGGCGGTTTGCAGTTCAAGCCATCGACGTGGCGCGCATTCGGCGGTGTGGGATCTCCGGCGAAAGCGTCGCGAGAAGAACAGATCGCGGTCGCCACTCGGGTTCTCGATGAGCAGGGTCCGTATGCCTGGCCGAAATGCGGGCCGGGACGCGTATTCCCGTCGTCGGTGAAGGGCTGGGTGCCGCCGGCAATGCGTCAGCTGCTCAAACCGTTCTGGTGA